One genomic segment of Paenibacillus sp. FSL H8-0332 includes these proteins:
- a CDS encoding response regulator, which translates to MFNILVVDDEPLICKGLSSLLAASGLDIDHIYTAGSGYEALDCIRMEEIDLLVTDIQMGAMSGIELMQHAKMTKPWVQTIVISAHETFQYAQMAVRLGARDYLIKPLNSEQFLDSVRSVVLKMNRPSPELATYMDGNGDRFRLEEPLPEYSELLNSLLTETAAVLGAEEKLRKLDELRLQGPFFAVIKIKLPLPQDRPEQRYTTRDHSLLRYAALNIAKELLDQEWNSTAFYSPDQEITVIIQWDEQSYEEPTTGQLSRLEMLGRSLHFNIHRYLQLSAVIGISQILKGLSFMDVLNRQASKAILWNNEQPDHFVFYYGDFNWNNYAADPSPEELHTHSNLIVQKAKEYIDGNYAQKGLTIHEVAKKNHVSPNYLSYLFKKNTGYNLWEYVIKLRMEDSREMILNTDLRRYEIAERVGYESPEHFSKIFKKYFGLSPSELKK; encoded by the coding sequence GTGTTCAATATACTGGTTGTTGATGATGAGCCGCTCATTTGCAAAGGACTGAGCAGCCTGCTGGCTGCTTCCGGGCTGGATATTGACCATATCTATACGGCCGGCAGCGGATATGAGGCACTGGATTGTATCCGTATGGAGGAGATCGACCTGCTTGTGACTGATATCCAGATGGGGGCTATGAGCGGGATCGAACTGATGCAGCATGCCAAAATGACCAAGCCCTGGGTGCAGACGATCGTCATCTCTGCGCATGAGACCTTTCAGTATGCCCAGATGGCCGTCCGCCTGGGGGCGAGGGACTATCTGATCAAGCCGCTGAACAGTGAGCAGTTCCTGGATTCGGTGCGCAGTGTCGTCCTGAAGATGAATAGACCGTCGCCGGAGCTGGCTACTTATATGGATGGTAATGGAGACCGCTTCCGCCTCGAGGAGCCGCTTCCCGAGTACAGCGAGCTGCTGAACAGTCTGCTTACAGAGACTGCGGCGGTGCTGGGGGCAGAGGAGAAGCTGCGCAAGCTGGATGAGCTGAGGCTGCAGGGGCCGTTTTTTGCGGTGATCAAAATCAAGCTCCCCCTGCCGCAAGACCGGCCTGAGCAGAGGTACACTACCCGCGATCATAGCCTGCTGCGTTACGCTGCTTTGAATATCGCCAAGGAGTTGCTGGATCAGGAGTGGAATTCCACCGCCTTTTATTCGCCGGATCAGGAGATTACGGTCATCATCCAGTGGGATGAGCAGAGCTACGAGGAGCCAACCACCGGCCAGCTGAGCCGTCTTGAAATGCTGGGACGCAGTCTGCATTTTAATATTCACCGCTACCTGCAGCTGAGTGCTGTTATCGGCATCAGCCAGATTCTGAAGGGGCTGAGCTTCATGGATGTGCTGAACCGGCAAGCCTCGAAGGCGATCCTCTGGAACAACGAGCAACCCGATCATTTTGTGTTCTATTATGGGGATTTCAACTGGAACAACTATGCTGCTGATCCGTCGCCCGAGGAGCTGCATACGCACAGCAATCTGATTGTGCAGAAGGCGAAGGAATATATTGACGGGAATTACGCCCAGAAAGGGCTGACGATCCATGAAGTAGCCAAAAAGAATCATGTCAGCCCTAATTACCTGAGCTATCTGTTCAAGAAGAATACAGGTTACAACCTGTGGGAATATGTCATTAAGCTGCGGATGGAGGACAGCCGGGAGATGATTCTGAACACCGATCTGCGCAGGTATGAGATTGCGGAGCGGGTCGGATACGAGTCGCCGGAGCATTTTAGCAAAATTTTCAAAAAATACTTTGGGCTCAGCCCCAGCGAGTTGAAGAAGTAA
- a CDS encoding histidine kinase, which yields MLSTLVKPIVRLSVKQQLILLFLIMITPILILNSYGNYKAEEILKHHVTNAYVELNKQNFAIINRDIDTVNKITTTVIQNPVLQQLNMSGNDTVLERVERYETIEKLLGSYSQGAERGDGIYYSLYVYDPDNYYFFAPNFPQVKKAGVYFFSKEERPYWFDQVVQQKGRGYLMFTDKLSPQAEELKTLTYVRAVNNIYRGEGTLGVLVVTKMESKIGESLRSISLPDGEIYLTDMSNRVLASTTNSTGEVIVLPDGSEAGDPEGTEDIITDDFIYVVNNNHAFEQKLVYKVPVKSLLQQQNEMKRVIQYITVAYALFGLIIITYFWRSLMTPLQKLAFFVRKYEPGNRVPETPRRGSNDEVSVLITATYDMARRLNSLIMYKYQMELKQKESQLQLLYQQINPHLLYNTLESIYWKSSLEGNVESAEMIKELSKLMKISLSRGRELITLEEELEHASAYIKLQQHRHDYVFAVIWNIAPETTRNLIPKITLQPLIENAIIHGVKHMEEDGEIIITSVLEDGRIRITIEDNGYKQVDYKAIEQILNDDSPNPVNGYGIRNIHQRVQLHFGGDYGISYGPRERGGTIVSVILPKSETIE from the coding sequence ATGTTGTCCACGCTTGTAAAACCCATTGTCAGACTCAGTGTCAAGCAGCAGTTGATTCTGCTGTTCCTGATCATGATTACGCCTATTCTGATTCTGAACAGCTACGGCAACTATAAGGCAGAGGAGATTCTCAAGCACCATGTGACCAATGCCTATGTGGAGCTGAACAAGCAGAATTTTGCCATCATTAACAGAGACATCGATACGGTGAACAAAATAACGACCACCGTCATCCAGAATCCGGTCCTGCAGCAGCTTAATATGAGCGGAAATGATACGGTGCTGGAGCGTGTGGAACGTTACGAGACCATCGAGAAGCTGCTCGGGAGCTATTCGCAAGGAGCGGAGCGGGGTGACGGCATTTACTACTCGCTATACGTATATGATCCTGATAACTACTACTTTTTCGCCCCCAATTTTCCGCAGGTAAAGAAGGCGGGGGTTTATTTTTTCTCCAAGGAGGAACGGCCGTACTGGTTCGATCAGGTAGTGCAGCAGAAAGGCCGAGGTTACCTGATGTTCACCGATAAGCTGAGTCCGCAGGCCGAAGAGCTGAAGACGCTCACTTATGTCAGGGCTGTCAATAATATCTACCGGGGGGAAGGGACGCTCGGCGTGCTGGTGGTGACCAAGATGGAATCGAAGATCGGTGAATCGCTAAGGTCGATCTCACTGCCGGACGGGGAAATCTATCTGACGGATATGAGCAACCGTGTACTGGCCTCGACCACGAATTCAACCGGAGAGGTGATCGTTCTGCCGGACGGCTCGGAGGCGGGAGATCCTGAGGGAACCGAGGATATTATCACGGATGACTTCATCTATGTGGTGAACAACAATCATGCCTTTGAGCAAAAGCTGGTCTACAAGGTACCCGTCAAATCCCTGCTCCAGCAGCAGAACGAAATGAAACGCGTCATTCAATACATAACAGTGGCCTACGCGCTGTTCGGATTGATCATCATTACCTACTTCTGGCGTTCGCTGATGACCCCTTTGCAGAAGCTGGCTTTTTTTGTACGCAAGTATGAGCCGGGCAACCGTGTGCCCGAGACTCCCCGCAGAGGCAGCAACGATGAGGTCAGTGTGCTGATTACCGCCACGTACGATATGGCCCGCAGGCTCAACAGCCTGATTATGTACAAATACCAGATGGAGCTGAAGCAGAAGGAATCGCAGCTGCAGCTGCTCTATCAGCAGATCAACCCGCATCTGCTGTACAACACCCTGGAGAGTATTTATTGGAAAAGCTCGCTCGAAGGCAACGTGGAATCCGCGGAAATGATCAAGGAATTATCCAAGCTGATGAAGATCAGCTTAAGCCGGGGCCGGGAGCTGATCACGCTCGAGGAGGAGCTTGAACATGCCAGTGCCTACATCAAGCTCCAGCAGCACCGGCATGATTATGTGTTCGCCGTTATCTGGAATATCGCTCCCGAGACCACCAGGAATCTGATCCCCAAGATCACCCTGCAGCCCCTGATCGAGAATGCCATTATCCACGGGGTTAAGCATATGGAGGAGGACGGCGAAATCATTATTACCTCTGTGCTGGAGGATGGCCGGATTCGGATTACCATTGAGGATAACGGCTATAAGCAGGTCGATTATAAGGCTATCGAACAGATACTTAATGATGACAGTCCGAACCCGGTGAACGGCTACGGTATCCGCAATATCCATCAGCGTGTGCAGCTGCATTTCGGCGGGGATTACGGGATCAGCTACGGACCGCGCGAACGCGGAGGCACGATAGTAAGTGTGATCCTTCCGAAGTCAGAGACTATAGAGTAG
- a CDS encoding alpha/beta hydrolase has translation MNKDSSYNQSVTYWKQYQKFFPDDMQINEARLPAEEWMTWNHAHIHLDRMPAPDAPLKIIFIHGAGGNGRLLAPYARMLQTYGYEVVSPDLPPYGLSYTDSAESLDYQLWIDILNELIEQELRRDGKPVILLGSSIGGMLAYHTAVQSKQVKGLIATTFVDTSDVKVRDQLAPNILISRLGEWCMNQFPALLDSLQISVNKVSRMKLITNNAELTRLIMNDSHAAGTKIPLRLLRTFLNMKPVLEPQHFDLCPVLLVHPQLDPMTPYRFSKPFYGHLKSRKESVILEGAGHFPIEPQGLEQMIVAVLAFLRTVEEELQLA, from the coding sequence ATGAACAAGGATTCATCCTATAATCAATCGGTGACCTATTGGAAGCAATATCAGAAGTTTTTCCCGGATGACATGCAGATCAATGAAGCCCGTTTACCCGCAGAAGAGTGGATGACCTGGAACCATGCTCATATTCATCTGGATCGTATGCCTGCTCCTGATGCACCTTTAAAAATCATTTTCATTCATGGAGCTGGCGGCAATGGCCGGTTGCTCGCTCCTTATGCACGAATGCTGCAAACCTACGGTTATGAAGTAGTGTCTCCGGATCTGCCGCCTTATGGTCTAAGCTATACTGATTCAGCGGAATCACTAGATTATCAGCTCTGGATTGACATCCTTAATGAATTGATCGAACAGGAGCTTAGAAGGGACGGCAAGCCTGTTATTCTGCTGGGCTCCAGTATTGGAGGCATGTTAGCTTATCACACCGCAGTACAAAGTAAGCAGGTCAAAGGGTTAATTGCAACGACATTTGTGGATACGAGTGATGTGAAGGTTCGTGATCAGTTAGCTCCCAACATACTCATTAGCCGGTTAGGGGAATGGTGTATGAATCAATTCCCTGCCCTGCTAGACTCCCTGCAGATCTCTGTGAATAAAGTATCCCGGATGAAATTGATCACGAACAACGCCGAACTGACCAGACTTATTATGAATGATTCCCATGCGGCAGGCACAAAAATCCCTTTACGCTTATTAAGAACATTTCTAAATATGAAACCGGTCCTGGAACCTCAGCATTTTGACCTGTGTCCGGTATTACTCGTTCATCCTCAATTAGACCCTATGACTCCTTACCGCTTCAGTAAACCGTTTTATGGCCATCTTAAAAGCAGAAAAGAATCTGTGATTCTAGAGGGCGCAGGTCATTTTCCGATTGAACCACAGGGGCTGGAGCAGATGATTGTGGCTGTGCTTGCTTTTTTGAGAACAGTAGAGGAAGAATTACAGCTAGCATAA
- a CDS encoding GNAT family N-acetyltransferase, with the protein MSLMFSRVHTAEETAEVALLAAEIWREYYITLITSQQIEYMLDKYQSVPAITQQIHEQGYEYYLIHSGEGSTVGYMSARQDEGKLFLSKFYIGKEYRGRSYASQALAFLEKLCQDRNLTHIWLTVNRDNESSIAVYQKKGFRMIREQIADIGNGFVMDDFILEKEIPVP; encoded by the coding sequence ATGAGTCTTATGTTTTCACGCGTGCATACAGCGGAAGAGACCGCTGAGGTTGCCTTGTTGGCGGCAGAGATATGGCGCGAATATTATATCACCCTTATTACTTCCCAGCAGATCGAGTATATGCTTGACAAGTACCAATCGGTTCCAGCGATTACGCAGCAGATCCATGAGCAGGGTTACGAATATTACTTAATCCATAGCGGGGAAGGCTCTACGGTGGGATATATGTCGGCCAGACAAGATGAAGGGAAACTCTTCCTGAGCAAGTTCTATATAGGCAAGGAGTACAGGGGGCGCAGCTACGCCAGCCAAGCGTTGGCCTTCCTGGAGAAGCTGTGTCAGGACCGTAATCTGACTCATATCTGGCTGACAGTCAATCGTGATAACGAATCCAGCATTGCGGTATATCAGAAAAAAGGATTCCGGATGATACGGGAACAAATAGCGGATATCGGTAATGGATTTGTTATGGATGATTTTATTCTGGAGAAAGAAATCCCGGTCCCCTGA
- a CDS encoding alpha/beta hydrolase translates to METLLLWPEGAPGALGASEEDQPAITPYLVEGQGNAAVLVCPGGGYAMRADHEGGPVAEWLNTLGISAFVLRYRVAPYQYPSALLDAQRALRMIRFRADEYGIDPDRLGILGFSAGGHLASTAGVSYDLGNPDHPEPLERLSSRPDRLILCYPVISMTEGVTHQGSKENLLGAVPDAELSLKLSSEFQVTPDTPPTFLWHTSDDDYVPVENSLLFAAGLSRHKVPFDLHIYAHGVHGLGLAPEEPHTKTWTDACASWLQLNGYTRA, encoded by the coding sequence ATGGAAACGTTGTTGCTATGGCCTGAAGGTGCGCCTGGAGCGCTGGGAGCCAGTGAAGAGGATCAGCCTGCGATTACACCGTATTTAGTCGAAGGTCAGGGGAATGCCGCTGTTCTGGTCTGTCCGGGAGGAGGGTATGCAATGCGTGCCGACCATGAAGGCGGTCCGGTAGCGGAGTGGCTGAATACACTGGGCATCTCCGCGTTCGTGTTGCGCTACCGTGTTGCGCCTTACCAATACCCGAGTGCACTGCTGGATGCTCAGAGAGCGCTGCGCATGATCCGCTTCCGGGCGGACGAATATGGAATTGACCCGGACCGTCTCGGCATTCTGGGCTTCTCAGCGGGTGGACATCTCGCTTCTACCGCCGGGGTATCTTATGATCTGGGCAATCCTGATCACCCGGAGCCATTGGAGCGGCTGTCCAGCCGTCCGGATCGCCTCATTCTATGCTATCCGGTCATCTCAATGACCGAAGGGGTGACACATCAAGGCTCGAAGGAGAATCTGCTGGGAGCCGTTCCCGATGCAGAGCTGTCGCTTAAGCTCAGCAGCGAGTTCCAGGTGACTCCGGACACGCCGCCAACGTTCCTCTGGCATACCTCTGATGATGATTATGTCCCGGTGGAGAACAGCCTGCTGTTCGCCGCAGGTCTTAGCCGCCATAAGGTTCCATTCGATCTGCATATCTATGCGCACGGTGTACACGGTCTGGGCTTAGCCCCTGAAGAGCCGCACACCAAGACATGGACGGATGCCTGTGCCTCATGGCTGCAATTGAACGGGTATACGAGAGCGTGA
- the pgmB gene encoding beta-phosphoglucomutase — protein sequence MLEHMKGAIFDLDGVIVDTAKYHYLAWRSLAGELGFPFTEEDNERLKGVSRMRSLDILLQIGSLSFGEAEKLAMAEKKNRLYVEYISGLDESELLPGVRAYLNALRARGVAIALGSASKNAEFILDKLNIAGLFDVVIDGNKVARAKPDPEVFQTACRELGLQPQDCVVFEDAEAGVAAGKAAGMQVVGIGKPEVLKAADLVISGLHEL from the coding sequence ATGCTGGAGCATATGAAGGGCGCTATCTTCGATCTGGATGGCGTGATTGTAGACACGGCGAAATATCACTATCTGGCCTGGCGCTCGCTCGCCGGGGAGCTGGGCTTCCCGTTCACCGAGGAGGACAATGAGCGGCTGAAGGGCGTCAGCCGGATGCGGTCGCTCGATATTCTGCTTCAGATCGGCAGTCTGAGCTTCGGCGAAGCAGAGAAGCTGGCGATGGCGGAGAAGAAGAACCGCCTCTATGTGGAATATATCTCCGGACTGGACGAATCTGAGCTGCTGCCCGGTGTCAGAGCCTATCTGAATGCGCTCAGAGCACGCGGCGTGGCTATTGCCCTTGGCTCTGCGAGTAAGAATGCGGAATTCATATTGGATAAGCTGAATATTGCGGGGCTGTTCGACGTTGTTATTGACGGCAATAAGGTAGCCAGGGCGAAGCCGGACCCTGAGGTGTTCCAGACCGCCTGCCGGGAGCTGGGGCTGCAGCCGCAGGACTGTGTGGTATTCGAGGATGCCGAGGCCGGAGTAGCCGCCGGCAAGGCTGCAGGAATGCAGGTGGTCGGCATCGGGAAGCCTGAAGTGCTGAAGGCAGCGGATCTGGTGATATCCGGATTGCATGAATTGTAA
- a CDS encoding glycosyl hydrolase family 65 protein: MDWKVSECGFDAGRMTTNGNKYMIGNGYMGYRGVLEEYGKDQLAAVTLAGVYDRSGDKWREPVNAPNGLYTVIICDGIKLSVLETEPLEHTQSLDLRSAIHRRETMFDIRGGGRVTLTAERFVSMNQLHLLAARWTLHCTVDCRIGIMTGIDGAIWDINGPHLSEQQSSSAGGVLLSTAVTGELGQQVAVAELIAFGTAEQAKRVDAVIELDGGTALRHISIEAKAGETYTWCKYAAVFTGLDGEGDPEEDGPDERAVQTVQEAAATGYGGLLEAHRRKWAERWSRSDCVIEGDDEAQFALRFSMYQLLIIAPTLSEKVSIPARGLSGQVYKGAVFWDTEMFMLPFFLHSDPEIARNLMMYRIHTLDGARRKAEEYGYLGAFYAWESQDSGDDACTLFNVNDVFTGRPMRTYFRDKQIHISADVVHGLWQYVTFTGDDSILADGGAEVIWECARFFYSYAYYNPVKQRYELLDVTGPDEYHERVNNNAFTSAMVQETLKIALQTAERLQDKYPAMYNGLAESYTDGPFLDEFTDMLAQLYVPQPDPNTLVIEQFGRYLQLEDVSLAELKARVIHPNEYFGGGNGLATTTRILKQADVVLMLYLFKGQFSKDVKRVNWEFYEPRTEHGSSLSACIYALVAADIGLPDWGYPYFMRTATVDLTGESKQYVGDLYIGGTHPAANGGAWMAVVLGFAGLQYDGESAILNPSLPQAWESVELPVVLRGGSFRLRISREEITVTAAEGNSEAVTFAGFGGEAELCPPGTQLRLRA, translated from the coding sequence ATGGACTGGAAGGTAAGCGAGTGCGGGTTCGACGCTGGCAGAATGACGACGAATGGCAACAAATATATGATCGGCAACGGATACATGGGCTATCGGGGAGTGCTGGAGGAGTACGGCAAGGACCAGCTTGCGGCGGTTACATTGGCCGGGGTATATGACAGGTCGGGTGATAAGTGGCGCGAGCCGGTGAACGCCCCGAATGGACTGTATACGGTAATCATCTGTGACGGCATAAAACTCAGCGTGCTGGAGACAGAACCGCTGGAGCATACACAGAGTCTGGATCTCCGCTCGGCTATCCACCGGCGGGAGACGATGTTTGATATCCGGGGAGGCGGAAGGGTGACCCTGACCGCAGAGCGGTTCGTTAGTATGAATCAGCTCCACTTGCTGGCAGCCAGATGGACCCTTCACTGCACCGTCGATTGCCGGATCGGGATAATGACGGGAATCGATGGCGCGATATGGGATATTAACGGCCCCCATCTGTCCGAACAACAGAGCAGCTCTGCCGGCGGGGTGCTGCTGTCAACAGCAGTTACCGGGGAGCTGGGGCAGCAGGTGGCGGTGGCTGAGCTTATAGCGTTCGGTACGGCTGAACAGGCGAAGCGGGTTGACGCTGTTATCGAGCTGGATGGAGGAACCGCACTGCGCCATATTTCTATAGAAGCCAAGGCAGGTGAGACTTATACATGGTGCAAATATGCAGCCGTGTTCACCGGTCTGGATGGCGAAGGCGATCCTGAGGAAGACGGGCCTGATGAGCGGGCGGTGCAGACTGTCCAGGAGGCCGCCGCTACAGGATATGGCGGACTGCTGGAGGCTCACCGGCGTAAGTGGGCGGAGCGGTGGTCACGAAGCGATTGTGTCATTGAAGGCGATGATGAGGCGCAGTTCGCTCTGCGGTTCAGTATGTATCAGCTGCTGATCATTGCACCTACGCTGTCGGAGAAGGTCTCGATTCCGGCACGCGGCTTGTCCGGGCAGGTCTATAAGGGGGCCGTATTCTGGGATACGGAGATGTTCATGCTGCCCTTTTTCCTGCACAGTGATCCTGAGATTGCCCGCAATCTGATGATGTATCGCATCCACACGCTGGATGGTGCGCGGCGGAAGGCGGAGGAATACGGATATTTAGGCGCCTTCTACGCATGGGAGAGCCAGGACTCCGGGGACGATGCCTGCACCCTGTTCAACGTGAACGATGTATTTACAGGACGGCCGATGCGGACCTATTTCCGCGATAAACAGATTCATATCAGTGCAGATGTTGTGCATGGACTCTGGCAATACGTGACCTTCACTGGAGATGACAGCATCCTGGCGGACGGCGGGGCAGAGGTGATCTGGGAATGTGCGCGTTTCTTCTATTCCTATGCTTATTATAATCCCGTGAAGCAGCGGTATGAGCTGCTGGATGTTACCGGACCGGATGAATACCATGAGCGGGTGAATAATAATGCGTTTACGAGTGCCATGGTTCAGGAGACACTGAAGATTGCCTTGCAGACAGCAGAGCGGTTGCAGGACAAATATCCGGCCATGTATAACGGTCTTGCTGAATCTTATACGGACGGGCCGTTCCTGGATGAATTCACAGATATGCTGGCACAGCTCTATGTTCCGCAGCCCGACCCGAATACGCTGGTGATTGAACAATTCGGCCGTTATCTGCAACTGGAGGATGTGTCTCTGGCTGAGTTGAAGGCACGGGTCATTCACCCGAATGAGTACTTCGGCGGAGGCAACGGGCTGGCTACCACAACAAGAATCCTCAAGCAGGCGGATGTGGTGCTGATGCTGTATCTGTTCAAGGGACAATTCAGCAAGGACGTGAAACGGGTCAACTGGGAATTCTATGAGCCGCGCACGGAGCATGGCTCAAGCCTAAGCGCGTGCATCTACGCCCTGGTCGCTGCGGATATCGGCTTGCCGGACTGGGGATATCCCTATTTCATGCGCACGGCCACGGTCGATCTTACCGGCGAGTCGAAGCAATACGTCGGTGACCTGTATATTGGCGGTACCCATCCGGCTGCGAATGGAGGCGCATGGATGGCTGTGGTTCTTGGCTTTGCGGGATTACAGTATGACGGCGAGAGCGCCATACTGAATCCGTCGCTGCCGCAGGCATGGGAGTCAGTAGAGCTGCCGGTTGTGCTGCGCGGCGGCAGCTTCCGGCTGCGGATCAGCCGGGAAGAGATTACCGTCACGGCTGCGGAAGGCAACAGCGAGGCTGTCACGTTCGCCGGATTCGGCGGCGAAGCTGAGCTGTGTCCTCCGGGGACGCAGCTGCGGCTGCGGGCCTAA
- a CDS encoding glycosyl hydrolase family 65 protein, with protein MAKVADPYLKVDPWAIIEEGFDLERNRTSESIFSLGNEYMGVRGYADEGYSGDSLPGSYFNGLNEQMEVGNHYKGIIRSLRYMVNAVDWLHTRISVDGEPLDLAHSRIEKYSRRLDFRTGTYTREFIWLLADGKKLKLRFTRLVSMTTSHLGMQEISFTALNFTGKVDICTGLDFGMVHEEHGQSMWKEQRSGEEGAVTAIMASTLTTGNQLFSGFVLKSSQALHTELVEDDRYIGRQFSLMLAEGEPASFTKLVVNVTDSDASRAADRLWTKGMELAAAADRLEEEEVLADQAAYWSGIWATSDIRIEGDPENQQGIRFCIFQLYQTYHGDHPGYNIGAKGLTGEAYRGLAFWDTESYCLPFYLFNNPKAARSLLEFRYKTLPQALQRGKDVDCAGAFYPIATIDGTESCDLWQHSNLQLHVGTAVSYGIWHYVNNTGDREFLYSKGAEMLIQISRFYASRGQWGQRSGEYGYFGVMGPDEFQLMVNNNCYINLMAQKLFEYTFETVALMKAEAPEEYAAVIAATALREEELADWDHKRTHMKIPFDPGSGIYEEHDGFFDMPHLDIHSIPVSEFPLYANWSYDRLYRYDMIKQPDVLMFLFLYNGQFSREAKLANYEYYEPRCIHESSLSPSIHSILASELGKPEEAYRFFEFATRLDLDNYNRNTREGLHTTSIAAAWMNIVYGFGGMRSDGDCLSFRPVLPKQWTAYSFHVMCRGVLLGITVNAESVCFRAVNGGSVEVLIYDQRVNVDEAGIELPLAEGMLA; from the coding sequence ATGGCAAAAGTAGCAGATCCATATCTGAAGGTCGATCCATGGGCAATTATTGAGGAGGGCTTCGATCTGGAGCGAAACCGGACTTCAGAATCGATTTTTTCACTGGGTAATGAGTATATGGGGGTACGGGGGTATGCGGACGAGGGCTACAGCGGCGATTCATTGCCGGGCAGCTATTTCAATGGACTGAATGAGCAAATGGAGGTCGGCAACCACTATAAGGGTATTATCCGGTCGCTGCGGTATATGGTGAATGCGGTAGACTGGCTGCATACCCGGATTTCGGTGGATGGTGAACCGCTGGATCTGGCTCATTCCCGCATTGAGAAGTATTCCCGCAGACTGGATTTCCGGACGGGAACCTATACACGGGAGTTCATCTGGCTGCTGGCGGACGGGAAAAAGCTGAAGCTCCGCTTCACGCGGCTGGTAAGTATGACGACGTCTCATCTGGGGATGCAGGAGATTAGCTTCACCGCGCTTAATTTCACGGGTAAGGTGGATATTTGTACTGGCCTTGACTTCGGCATGGTTCATGAGGAACACGGCCAGAGCATGTGGAAGGAGCAGCGCAGCGGGGAGGAGGGTGCGGTGACTGCCATTATGGCTAGTACACTGACAACCGGGAATCAGCTGTTCTCGGGCTTCGTCCTGAAGTCTTCGCAGGCGCTGCATACGGAGCTTGTGGAAGATGACCGGTATATCGGGCGGCAATTCTCCCTTATGCTGGCTGAAGGGGAGCCAGCTTCCTTCACGAAGCTGGTGGTCAATGTGACGGACAGTGATGCTTCACGAGCAGCAGACCGTCTCTGGACAAAAGGCATGGAGCTGGCAGCAGCGGCTGACCGGCTGGAGGAGGAAGAGGTGCTTGCTGACCAGGCCGCCTACTGGAGCGGCATCTGGGCAACCAGCGATATCCGGATTGAGGGCGACCCGGAGAATCAGCAGGGCATCCGTTTTTGTATTTTCCAGTTGTATCAGACTTATCACGGGGACCATCCCGGGTACAACATCGGTGCCAAAGGGTTAACCGGCGAAGCTTACCGGGGGCTTGCCTTCTGGGATACTGAGTCCTACTGTCTGCCGTTCTATCTGTTCAATAACCCTAAGGCGGCCCGCAGTCTGCTGGAATTCCGCTACAAGACGCTGCCTCAGGCGCTCCAGCGCGGGAAGGATGTGGATTGCGCGGGCGCGTTCTATCCGATTGCTACGATTGACGGGACAGAGAGTTGTGACCTGTGGCAGCACTCCAACCTGCAGCTTCATGTCGGGACGGCCGTCTCCTATGGAATCTGGCATTATGTGAATAATACAGGCGACAGGGAATTCCTCTACAGTAAAGGGGCCGAGATGCTGATTCAGATCAGCCGTTTCTATGCATCCCGTGGTCAATGGGGGCAGCGCAGCGGGGAATACGGGTATTTCGGTGTTATGGGACCTGATGAATTCCAGCTAATGGTCAACAATAACTGTTACATTAATCTGATGGCTCAGAAGTTATTCGAATACACGTTCGAAACGGTAGCCCTAATGAAGGCGGAAGCGCCGGAGGAGTATGCGGCGGTTATAGCGGCTACTGCGCTCCGCGAGGAGGAATTGGCCGACTGGGACCACAAGCGTACCCATATGAAAATCCCGTTCGATCCCGGTAGCGGCATCTACGAGGAGCATGACGGATTCTTCGACATGCCGCATCTGGATATTCATTCGATTCCGGTGTCCGAGTTCCCGCTCTATGCCAACTGGTCTTATGACCGTCTGTACCGTTACGATATGATCAAGCAGCCGGATGTGCTGATGTTCCTGTTCTTGTATAACGGGCAATTCTCCCGCGAGGCCAAGCTGGCGAATTATGAATATTATGAACCGAGATGTATTCATGAATCCTCGCTCTCGCCGTCCATTCACTCGATTCTGGCCAGTGAACTCGGCAAGCCGGAGGAAGCATACCGGTTCTTCGAGTTCGCCACGCGTCTGGATCTGGACAACTATAACCGGAATACAAGAGAAGGGCTTCACACCACATCGATCGCCGCAGCGTGGATGAACATCGTCTACGGCTTCGGCGGGATGCGCTCGGATGGAGATTGTCTATCCTTCCGGCCGGTGCTGCCGAAGCAGTGGACCGCCTACAGCTTCCATGTGATGTGCAGGGGCGTATTGCTGGGCATTACGGTAAATGCAGAGTCGGTCTGCTTCAGAGCAGTCAATGGCGGAAGCGTGGAGGTGCTGATCTATGATCAGCGAGTGAACGTAGATGAAGCAGGTATAGAGCTTCCGCTGGCTGAAGGGATGCTGGCGTAA